In one Macaca nemestrina isolate mMacNem1 chromosome 2, mMacNem.hap1, whole genome shotgun sequence genomic region, the following are encoded:
- the LOC105499019 gene encoding P2Y purinoceptor 1, translating to MTEVLWPAVPNGTDAAFLAGPGSSWGNSTVASTAAVSASFKCALTKTGFQFYYLPAVYILVFIIGFLGNSVAIWMFVFHMKPWSGISVYMFNLALADFLYVLTLPALIFYYFNKTDWIFGDAMCKLQRFIFHVNLYGSILFLTCISAHRYSGVVYPLKSLGRLKKKNAVYISVLVWLIVVVAISPILFYSGTGVRKNKTTTCYDTTSDEYLRSYFIYSMCTTVAMFCVPLVLILGCYGLIVRALIYKDLDNSPLRRKSIYLVIIVLTVFAVSYIPFHVMKTMNLRARLDFQTPAMCAFNDRVYATYQVTRGLASLNSCVDPILYFLAGDTFRRRLSRATRKASRRSEANLQSKSEDMTLNILPEFKQNGDTSL from the coding sequence ATGACCGAGGTGCTGTGGCCGGCTGTCCCCAACGGGACGGACGCTGCCTTCCTGGCCGGTCCGGGTTCGTCCTGGGGGAACAGCACGGTCGCCTCCACTGCCGCCGTCTCTGCGTCGTTCAAATGCGCCTTGACCAAGACGGGCTTCCAGTTTTACTACCTGCCGGCTGTCTACATTTTGGTGTTCATCATCGGCTTCCTGGGCAACAGCGTGGCCATCTGGATGTTCGTCTTCCACATGAAGCCCTGGAGCGGCATCTCCGTGTACATGTTCAACTTGGCTCTGGCCGACTTCTTGTACGTGCTGACTCTGCCAGCCCTGATCTTCTACTACTTCAATAAAACAGACTGGATCTTCGGGGATGCCATGTGTAAACTGCAGAGGTTCATCTTTCATGTGAACCTCTATGGCAGCATCTTGTTTCTGACATGCATCAGTGCCCACCGGTACAGCGGTGTGGTGTACCCCCTCAAGTCCCTGGGCCGGCTCAAAAAGAAGAACGCGGTCTATATCAGCGTGCTGGTGTGGCTCATTGTGGTGGTGGCGATCTCCCCAATCCTATTCTACTCAGGTACCGGGGTCcgcaaaaacaaaaccaccacctGTTATGACACCACCTCAGACGAGTACCTGCGAAGTTATTTCATCTACAGCATGTGCACGACCGTGGCCATGTTCTGTGTCCCGTTGGTGCTGATTCTGGGCTGTTACGGATTAATTGTGAGAGCTTTGATTTACAAAGATCTGGACAACTCTCCTCTGAGGAGAAAATCGATTTACCTGGTGATCATTGTACTGACTGTTTTTGCTGTGTCTTACATCCCTTTCCATGTGATGAAAACGATGAACTTGAGAGCCCGGCTTGACTTTCAGACCCCAGCAATGTGTGCTTTCAATGACAGGGTTTATGCCACATATCAGGTGACAAGAGGTCTAGCAAGTCTCAACAGTTGTGTGGACCCCATTCTCTATTTCTTGGCGGGAGATACTTTCAGAAGGAGACTCTCCCGAGCCACAAGGAAAGCTTCTAGAAGAAGTGAGGCAAATTTGCAATCCAAAAGTGAAGACATGACCCTCAATATTTTACCTGAGTTCAAGCAGAATGGAGATACAAGCTTGTGA